CCAGGTGAGTTGATGTAAAGATAGATATCTTTGTCTGGGTTTTCTGATTCCAAGAAAAGCAGTTGAGCCACGACAAGATTTGCCATGTGGTCTTCCACTTGACCTGTTAAGAAAATGATACGTTCTTTTAATAGACGAGAATAAATATCGTAAGAACGTTCACCACGGGAAGTCTGTTCAACCACCATAGGAACTAGTGCGTCCATAATCGATGGCATTGTGTTTTTTTCTTGGTAGCTCATATTCTTATGTCCCTAAAATAAATGGCCCGAATGATTAAATCATACGGACCATTGTTAGCAGAATTGTTGACCGTACGTCAACCTTCTACGTCAGATATTACTATATTAAGCAGGTTGCTGATTCATTAGCTCGTTGAAGCTAACTTCTTTATCAGAAACTTGAGCTTTAGCGATGATTGCATCAATAGCTTGCTCTTCTAGAGCAACATTGCGCATGTTGTTCATCATTTGCTCGTTTTGCTCGTAGTAAGCAATAACTTCTGTTGGATCTTCGTATGCTGTAGCCATCTCTTCGATGATAGCTTTAACTTTCTCGTCGTCAGCTTTTAGCTCTTCAGTCTTGATTACTTCACCAAGAAGAAGACCTACAACTACGCGACGTTTAGCTTGCTCTTCGAACAGCTCACGTGGAAGTTGGTCAGCAGCTTCAGTGTTGCCACCGAAACGTTGAGCAGCTTGTTGACGTAGAACACCGATTTCTTGATCGATTAGAGCAGAAGGTACGTCGATGTTGTTTTCGTTAACTAGACCGTCGATAGCTTGCTCTTTGATGCGGTTCTTAACAGCTTGCTTAAGCTCACGCTCCATGTTCTTACGAACTTCAGCTTTAAGACCTTCAACACCGTCAGCAGCGCCGAACTTAGAAACGAATTCTTCGTTTAGTTCAGGAAGTTCACGAGCTTCAACTTTGTTCAGCTTGATAGAGAACTTAGCTGCTTTACCTTTTAGGTTTTCAGCGTGGTAATCTTCTGGGAAGTTTACGTCGATTTCGAATTCCATACCTGCTGTTTTACCAACGATACCGTCTTCGAAGCCAGGGATCATGCGACCAGCGCCCATCTCTAGTGGGAAGTTCTCAGCTTTGCCGCC
This region of Vibrio sp. BS-M-Sm-2 genomic DNA includes:
- the tig gene encoding trigger factor; this translates as MQVTVETLEGLERRLNITVPAANIEDAVTAELRNIAKNRRFDGFRKGKVPMKMVAKMYGKAVRQDVMGEVMQRHFIEAIVKEKINPAGAPTFAPVENNEGADLVFNATFEVYPEVELKGLENITVEKPAVEVKEADVEEMIETLRKQQATWTEVEAAADAGSRATIDFVGSIDGEEFEGGKAENFPLEMGAGRMIPGFEDGIVGKTAGMEFEIDVNFPEDYHAENLKGKAAKFSIKLNKVEARELPELNEEFVSKFGAADGVEGLKAEVRKNMERELKQAVKNRIKEQAIDGLVNENNIDVPSALIDQEIGVLRQQAAQRFGGNTEAADQLPRELFEEQAKRRVVVGLLLGEVIKTEELKADDEKVKAIIEEMATAYEDPTEVIAYYEQNEQMMNNMRNVALEEQAIDAIIAKAQVSDKEVSFNELMNQQPA